A region of Phycisphaerae bacterium DNA encodes the following proteins:
- the rpsJ gene encoding 30S ribosomal protein S10, giving the protein MAVESERIRIRMESYDHRALDSSAREIVDHARRTNARVRGPVPLPTRIERYTVLRSPHIDKKSREQFEIRTHKRLIDILEPTPRTVEALNRLAVPAGVFIKIKA; this is encoded by the coding sequence ATGGCGGTTGAAAGCGAACGTATTCGTATACGCATGGAAAGTTATGACCACCGGGCCTTGGATTCCTCGGCCCGCGAGATCGTCGATCACGCCCGCAGGACGAACGCGCGGGTTCGCGGCCCGGTTCCGCTTCCCACGCGGATCGAGCGGTACACCGTTCTGCGGTCGCCTCACATCGACAAGAAGTCTCGCGAGCAGTTTGAGATTCGGACGCACAAGCGTCTGATCGATATCCTGGAGCCGACCCCTCGGACGGTCGAGGCGTTGAACCGTCTGGCGGTTCCGGCGGGCGTGTTCATCAAGATCAAAGCTTAA
- a CDS encoding 6-phosphofructokinase → MAEILKGKAVVGQSGGPTAVINQSLVGVIQEAVGHSQITGLLGARHGVRGIIKGDFIDLSKVSGKTLEDVAVTPSSALGSTRDKPDEEYCRKMFEVFKQNDVRYFFYIGGNDSADTANITNQLAVQSGYELRVFHIPKTIDNDLRVTDHCPGYGSAARFVASAVMGDDLDNRSLPGIKIDVIMGRHAGFLTAASVLARTREGAGPHLIYVPEVSFDEDKFAADVDRVMKKYNRCVVVVSEGIHFADGTAVTTKIAKIDEVDGHGNVQLSGTGALGDYLSTLVKAKLGQKLRVRADTFGYLQRSFPGFYSEVDAREARMVGRAAVKCAVQQNVDGSVAMRRTGEGAKYAVETFVTELTSVARQTKSLDAKYIVDGNDIADSYRDYVAPLVGQLPTTGYLF, encoded by the coding sequence ATGGCGGAGATTCTGAAAGGCAAGGCGGTGGTGGGGCAGTCGGGCGGGCCGACGGCGGTGATCAACCAGTCGCTGGTGGGGGTGATCCAGGAGGCGGTGGGCCACAGCCAGATTACCGGGTTGCTGGGGGCTCGGCACGGGGTTCGGGGCATCATCAAGGGCGATTTCATCGACCTTTCGAAGGTGAGCGGAAAGACGCTGGAGGACGTGGCGGTCACGCCGTCGTCGGCTTTGGGGTCGACCCGCGACAAGCCGGATGAAGAGTATTGCCGCAAGATGTTCGAGGTGTTCAAGCAGAACGACGTGCGGTACTTTTTCTACATCGGCGGCAACGATTCGGCGGACACGGCGAACATCACGAATCAGCTTGCCGTTCAGTCGGGTTATGAGCTGCGGGTGTTCCACATCCCCAAGACGATCGACAACGATCTGCGGGTGACGGATCACTGCCCCGGATACGGGTCGGCGGCGAGGTTTGTGGCGTCGGCGGTGATGGGCGACGATCTGGACAACCGGTCGCTTCCGGGGATTAAGATCGACGTTATTATGGGACGTCACGCGGGGTTTTTGACGGCGGCGTCGGTGCTGGCCCGGACGCGCGAGGGGGCCGGTCCGCACCTGATCTACGTGCCGGAGGTCAGTTTCGACGAGGACAAGTTCGCAGCGGACGTGGACCGGGTGATGAAGAAGTACAACCGCTGCGTGGTCGTGGTCAGCGAAGGGATCCATTTTGCGGACGGGACGGCGGTGACGACGAAGATCGCCAAGATCGATGAGGTGGACGGCCACGGCAACGTGCAGCTTTCGGGAACGGGGGCGTTGGGCGATTACCTGTCCACCCTGGTCAAGGCGAAGCTCGGGCAGAAGCTGCGGGTCCGGGCGGACACGTTCGGGTATCTGCAGCGGTCGTTCCCCGGGTTCTACAGCGAGGTGGACGCCCGGGAGGCCCGGATGGTGGGCCGTGCGGCGGTCAAGTGCGCGGTGCAGCAGAACGTGGACGGGTCGGTGGCGATGCGTCGGACCGGCGAGGGCGCGAAGTACGCGGTTGAGACGTTCGTCACGGAGTTGACGTCGGTGGCGCGGCAGACCAAGTCGTTGGACGCCAAGTACATCGTGGATGGCAACGACATCGCGGATTCGTATCGTGACTACGTGGCCCCGCTGGTCGGTCAACTGCCGACCACGGGTTACCTGTTCTAG
- a CDS encoding inorganic pyrophosphatase — protein MPALPPATQTDRFWAALDQLTSQSAIRIDGPRGSAHPRFPDFIYPLDYGYLEGAQAADGNPIDLWRGTLPADRVTAVICTVDLLKRDTEIKLLIGCSSQEAVLIERPAMP, from the coding sequence ATGCCCGCTCTGCCGCCCGCAACGCAAACCGACCGATTCTGGGCCGCCCTCGACCAGCTCACCTCGCAGTCCGCGATCCGCATCGACGGCCCGCGCGGCAGCGCCCATCCGCGATTCCCCGACTTCATCTACCCGCTGGACTACGGCTACCTCGAAGGCGCCCAAGCCGCCGACGGCAACCCGATCGACCTGTGGCGAGGGACTCTCCCAGCCGACCGCGTGACCGCGGTGATCTGCACCGTGGATCTGCTCAAACGGGATACCGAAATCAAACTCCTGATCGGCTGCTCATCCCAGGAGGCCGTCCTGATCGAACGACCCGCCATGCCCTGA
- a CDS encoding phosphotransferase — protein MAANKGRCEDSRVVGNDLIRVACAEDQAFVYVPPRLDRPYLEDVLSAWLGRRVGIRRCRTTNLCALVWGGVSHSGATVLRLAVEFEDGDSLDVAAKILCPDSVNLFKLDRRFSGRLAEVAWAEWWGRQEVRWAPKVYATRADVAAREFWILQEYFPQVGWPETVSADSKCFTRDRGLSLMSHAADVHAHSRARIGELAALFPDDWPGLTFLAADVAEAMADASFLAGLGVSDHERAVIDRCLQAVERRPGWVDEWELVCVTADIAPDNVGVRRVGTVEEVVTFDWGTASLAPMEAEIYVLLWRLKDGAEAEKADLVRFYLDEYAARTGRTIAHDRFMARVVWAQFVQHLGRIAGCVKGLRWVPGVTGPRDYIHVCVELCERLLPQLPGD, from the coding sequence ATGGCGGCGAACAAAGGACGTTGTGAAGACTCCCGAGTGGTCGGCAACGATCTGATCCGTGTCGCCTGCGCGGAGGATCAGGCGTTTGTGTACGTTCCGCCTCGGCTGGACCGGCCGTATCTGGAGGACGTCCTGTCGGCTTGGCTTGGGCGAAGGGTGGGCATCCGCCGTTGCCGGACCACGAATCTGTGCGCTTTGGTGTGGGGAGGGGTGAGCCACTCCGGGGCGACGGTCCTGCGTCTGGCTGTGGAGTTTGAAGACGGGGACAGCCTGGACGTGGCGGCGAAGATTCTCTGCCCCGACTCGGTGAACCTGTTCAAACTTGACAGGCGATTTTCGGGACGTCTGGCGGAGGTGGCGTGGGCGGAGTGGTGGGGGCGTCAGGAGGTCCGATGGGCGCCGAAGGTCTATGCGACGCGTGCGGACGTCGCGGCGCGTGAGTTCTGGATTCTGCAGGAGTACTTTCCGCAAGTCGGGTGGCCGGAGACGGTGTCGGCGGACTCGAAGTGTTTTACGCGTGACCGCGGCCTGTCGCTGATGAGTCACGCCGCCGACGTGCACGCCCACAGCCGTGCGCGGATCGGGGAATTAGCGGCTTTGTTCCCGGACGACTGGCCCGGCTTGACGTTCCTGGCGGCGGACGTCGCCGAGGCCATGGCGGATGCGTCTTTCCTGGCCGGCTTGGGCGTCAGCGACCATGAGCGGGCGGTGATCGATCGATGCCTGCAGGCAGTCGAACGCCGGCCCGGATGGGTGGACGAGTGGGAACTCGTGTGCGTGACGGCGGACATTGCCCCGGACAACGTGGGCGTGCGGCGGGTTGGGACGGTCGAGGAGGTGGTGACGTTCGACTGGGGCACGGCGAGTCTGGCTCCGATGGAGGCTGAGATCTACGTCCTGCTGTGGCGGCTGAAGGACGGGGCCGAGGCGGAGAAGGCCGATCTGGTGCGATTCTACCTCGACGAGTACGCGGCCCGAACGGGACGGACCATCGCTCACGATCGGTTCATGGCGCGGGTGGTCTGGGCGCAGTTCGTCCAGCATCTCGGGCGGATTGCGGGGTGCGTGAAGGGGCTGCGGTGGGTGCCCGGTGTGACCGGCCCGCGAGATTATATTCACGTGTGTGTTGAGCTGTGCGAACGGTTGTTGCCCCAACTGCCAGGGGACTGA